In Streptomyces puniciscabiei, a single genomic region encodes these proteins:
- the thpR gene encoding RNA 2',3'-cyclic phosphodiesterase, with amino-acid sequence MRLFAAVLPPERVVHELAVEVAKLKELPGAERLRWTGRPGWHFTLAFYGEVADDLVPDLSDRLARAAHRTAPFDLALVGGGQFGHGKVLWTGAHGEVEALRLLADRAESAARRAGVPMGEHRRYTAHLTVARGRDSVDVRPYVELLREFTSRTWTVNELVLVRSNLPRSGVAGEQPRYEAVARWAFGGVG; translated from the coding sequence ATGAGACTCTTCGCCGCGGTGCTCCCGCCGGAGCGCGTCGTACACGAACTCGCCGTCGAGGTCGCCAAGTTGAAGGAACTGCCCGGCGCGGAGCGGCTGCGCTGGACGGGCCGCCCGGGCTGGCACTTCACCCTCGCCTTCTACGGCGAGGTCGCCGACGACCTCGTACCGGACCTGTCGGACCGCCTGGCCCGCGCGGCCCACCGTACGGCGCCCTTCGACCTGGCCCTGGTCGGCGGCGGCCAGTTCGGGCACGGCAAGGTCCTGTGGACCGGCGCCCACGGCGAGGTGGAGGCGCTGCGGCTGCTGGCCGACCGGGCGGAGTCGGCGGCGCGGAGAGCGGGCGTGCCGATGGGGGAGCACCGCCGGTACACGGCCCACCTGACGGTGGCGCGGGGCCGGGACTCGGTGGACGTACGGCCGTATGTCGAGCTGCTCCGTGAGTTCACCAGCCGGACCTGGACGGTGAACGAGCTGGTGCTGGTGCGGAGCAATCTGCCGCGCTCGGGAGTGGCGGGGGAGCAGCCGCGGTACGAGGCGGTTGCCCGCTGGGCGTTCGGCGGCGTTGGTTAG
- a CDS encoding NCS2 family permease — protein sequence MSTSAPAKVPTPEIPGGAPAQGPLDRYFRISERGSSVAREIRGGFATFFAMAYIIVLNPIILGSAKDMYGHHLDNGQLVTATALTAAFTTLLMGVIGNVPIALAAGLGVNSVVALQLAPRMSWPDAMGMVVLAGFVVMLLVATGLRERVMNAVPFGLRKAISIGIGLFIMLIGLVDSGFITRMPDAAQTTVPVQLGTGGHLHGWPVLVFILGVLLTFALIVRKVPGAILISIVGMTVLAVILNAVTTIPSWGLTVPKWPGNPVATPDFGLVGHVSLFGGFSKVGVLTGVLFVFTVLLSCFFDAMGTIMGVSDEAKLTDAEGYMPGINKVLFIDGLAVAAGGASSSSATTAFVESTAGVGEGARTGLANVVTGGLFAVALFLTPVATMVPSQAATPALIAVGFLILSNSIKEIDWADYTIAIPAFVTMLMMPFTYSITNGIGMGFITFTVLRLAAGRFREIPAAMYVVSAVFAFYYLMPALGLT from the coding sequence ATGTCCACCTCGGCTCCCGCCAAGGTCCCCACCCCCGAAATTCCCGGCGGTGCGCCCGCCCAGGGCCCCCTCGACCGCTACTTCAGGATCTCCGAGCGCGGCAGCTCCGTCGCCCGCGAGATCCGTGGTGGTTTCGCCACCTTCTTTGCGATGGCGTACATCATCGTGCTGAATCCGATCATCCTCGGCAGCGCGAAGGACATGTACGGGCACCACCTGGACAACGGCCAGCTTGTGACGGCGACCGCGCTGACGGCCGCGTTCACCACGCTGCTGATGGGCGTCATCGGCAACGTCCCGATCGCGCTCGCCGCCGGCCTCGGCGTGAACTCGGTCGTCGCGCTCCAGCTGGCGCCCCGGATGTCCTGGCCGGACGCGATGGGCATGGTCGTCCTGGCCGGGTTCGTCGTCATGCTGCTGGTCGCCACGGGGCTGCGCGAGCGCGTGATGAACGCCGTGCCGTTCGGGCTGCGCAAGGCGATCTCGATCGGCATCGGCCTGTTCATCATGCTGATCGGCCTGGTCGACTCCGGTTTCATCACGCGGATGCCGGACGCCGCCCAGACCACCGTCCCGGTCCAGCTCGGCACCGGCGGCCATCTGCACGGCTGGCCGGTGCTGGTCTTCATCCTCGGCGTGCTGCTCACCTTCGCGCTGATCGTCCGCAAGGTGCCGGGCGCCATCCTGATCTCGATCGTCGGCATGACCGTCCTCGCGGTGATCCTCAACGCGGTCACCACGATCCCGTCCTGGGGCCTGACCGTCCCGAAATGGCCGGGCAACCCGGTCGCCACCCCCGACTTCGGCCTGGTCGGCCACGTCAGCCTGTTCGGCGGCTTCTCCAAGGTCGGCGTGCTGACCGGCGTCCTCTTCGTCTTCACGGTCCTGCTGTCGTGCTTCTTCGACGCGATGGGCACGATCATGGGCGTCAGTGACGAGGCCAAGCTGACCGACGCCGAGGGCTACATGCCGGGCATCAACAAGGTCCTCTTCATCGACGGCCTCGCGGTCGCGGCGGGCGGCGCCAGCTCCTCCTCGGCCACCACCGCGTTCGTGGAGTCCACGGCCGGCGTCGGCGAGGGCGCCCGCACGGGCCTCGCGAACGTCGTCACGGGCGGTCTGTTCGCCGTGGCGCTGTTCCTCACCCCGGTCGCCACGATGGTCCCGTCCCAGGCGGCGACCCCGGCGCTGATCGCGGTCGGCTTCCTGATCCTGTCGAACTCGATCAAGGAGATCGACTGGGCGGACTACACCATCGCGATCCCGGCGTTCGTGACGATGCTGATGATGCCGTTCACCTACTCGATCACCAACGGCATCGGCATGGGCTTCATCACCTTCACGGTGCTGCGCCTGGCCGCCGGCCGGTTCCGGGAGATCCCGGCCGCGATGTACGTCGTCTCGGCGGTCTTCGCCTTCTACTACCTGATGCCGGCCCTGGGCCTTACCTGA
- a CDS encoding GNAT family N-acetyltransferase encodes MTITIRTGGPDDAPLILGMLDSAVEWLVSQGRTGQWGTEPWSTNERAVELVHQYTAAGTPYLAEVDGAPAATLTLSERPGSYLEPADEPERYIHLFATDRRFKGLGAGAALLAHAAEETRRAGISLLRVDCYAGDDGKLVAYYESQGFTRTERFTVGEDKWPGQVLARRVL; translated from the coding sequence ATGACGATCACCATACGCACCGGCGGCCCGGACGACGCTCCCCTGATCCTCGGCATGCTCGACAGCGCCGTGGAGTGGCTGGTCTCACAGGGCCGGACCGGGCAGTGGGGCACCGAGCCCTGGTCGACGAACGAGCGAGCCGTGGAACTGGTGCACCAGTACACCGCCGCGGGCACCCCGTACCTGGCCGAGGTGGACGGCGCCCCGGCGGCCACCCTCACGCTCAGCGAGCGCCCCGGCTCGTACCTGGAGCCCGCCGACGAGCCCGAGCGGTACATCCACCTCTTCGCCACCGACCGCCGTTTCAAGGGCCTCGGTGCCGGTGCCGCGCTGCTCGCGCACGCGGCCGAGGAGACCCGGCGGGCCGGGATCTCGCTGCTGCGGGTGGACTGCTACGCGGGCGACGACGGCAAGCTGGTCGCGTACTACGAGAGCCAGGGGTTCACCCGCACCGAGCGTTTCACGGTCGGCGAGGACAAGTGGCCGGGGCAGGTGCTGGCCCGGCGGGTGCTGTAG
- a CDS encoding ribbon-helix-helix protein, CopG family — protein MGTTVLSLRIDGELLERLRHHAAKRGMSVQDYVVRTLIRDDFDERFQAAVEETERFYGVN, from the coding sequence ATGGGGACCACCGTGCTCAGCCTGCGGATAGACGGGGAGCTGCTCGAAAGGCTCCGGCACCACGCGGCGAAAAGAGGAATGAGCGTGCAGGACTATGTGGTCCGCACGCTCATCCGGGACGACTTCGACGAGCGGTTCCAGGCCGCCGTCGAGGAGACGGAGAGGTTCTACGGCGTCAATTGA
- a CDS encoding MFS transporter has translation MSTGPGKDSAPAPTTPTTPTARKGSMFSSLKIRNYRLFFVGQVVSNTGTWMQRIAQDWLVLSLTGSSAAVGITTALQFLPMLLFGLYGGVLVDRLPKRPTLLVTQTAMAVTGLALAFLTLTGHVQVWHVYVAAFAVGLATVLDNPARQSFVSEMVGPDQLQNAVSLNSANFQSARLVGPAVAGLMITGVGTGWAFLANGLSFVAPITGLLLMRARELHVVRRAPRGKGQLREGLRYVAGRPELIWPIVLVGFIGTFGFNFPVWLSAYANGVFHSGAGAYSLFNTLMAVGSLCGALLAARRGTARLRVLIAAALAFGALEVVAALAPSYWLFALLMVPIGVCGLTVNVTANTAVQMATDPAMRGRVMSLFMMVFMGGTPLGAPVVGWITDTYGPRVGFALGGVISAAAAAGIGLVLARIGGLRVAVGWHHGHPRLRFVPREREELTTAA, from the coding sequence TTGAGTACGGGACCCGGAAAAGATTCCGCCCCCGCACCGACCACCCCCACTACCCCCACCGCCCGCAAGGGCTCGATGTTCAGCTCGCTGAAGATCCGGAACTACCGCCTCTTCTTCGTCGGCCAGGTCGTCTCCAACACCGGCACCTGGATGCAGCGCATAGCCCAGGACTGGCTCGTCCTCAGCCTCACGGGCTCCTCCGCGGCCGTCGGCATCACGACGGCCCTGCAGTTCCTGCCGATGCTCCTCTTCGGCCTCTACGGCGGAGTCCTGGTCGACCGCCTCCCCAAGCGCCCGACGCTGCTGGTCACACAGACCGCCATGGCCGTGACGGGCCTGGCGCTCGCCTTTCTCACGCTCACCGGCCACGTCCAGGTCTGGCACGTCTACGTCGCCGCCTTCGCCGTCGGCCTCGCCACGGTGCTCGACAACCCGGCCCGCCAGTCCTTCGTCTCCGAGATGGTCGGCCCCGATCAGCTGCAGAACGCGGTCAGTCTGAACTCGGCGAACTTCCAGTCCGCCCGCCTGGTCGGCCCCGCCGTCGCCGGTCTGATGATCACCGGCGTGGGCACCGGCTGGGCGTTCCTCGCCAACGGCCTGTCCTTCGTCGCGCCCATCACCGGCCTGCTGCTGATGCGCGCCCGCGAACTGCACGTCGTCCGGCGTGCGCCGCGCGGGAAGGGCCAGCTGCGCGAAGGCCTGCGGTACGTGGCCGGCCGCCCGGAGCTGATCTGGCCGATCGTCCTCGTCGGCTTCATCGGCACCTTCGGCTTCAACTTCCCGGTGTGGCTGTCGGCCTACGCGAACGGCGTCTTCCACTCCGGCGCCGGCGCCTACAGCCTCTTCAACACCCTGATGGCCGTCGGCTCCCTGTGCGGCGCCCTGCTGGCCGCCCGCCGCGGCACGGCCCGGCTGCGCGTCCTGATCGCCGCCGCGCTGGCCTTCGGCGCGCTGGAGGTGGTGGCCGCGCTGGCCCCGTCGTACTGGCTGTTCGCGCTGCTCATGGTCCCGATCGGGGTCTGCGGCCTGACGGTCAACGTCACCGCGAACACCGCCGTGCAGATGGCGACCGACCCGGCCATGCGCGGCCGGGTGATGTCCCTGTTCATGATGGTGTTCATGGGCGGCACGCCGCTGGGCGCGCCGGTCGTCGGCTGGATAACCGACACGTACGGCCCCCGGGTCGGCTTCGCCCTCGGCGGTGTCATCTCCGCCGCGGCGGCTGCGGGTATCGGCCTGGTCCTGGCCCGCATCGGCGGACTGCGGGTGGCGGTGGGCTGGCACCACGGCCACCCCCGGCTCCGCTTCGTCCCGCGGGAGCGGGAGGAGCTGACGACGGCCGCGTAG
- a CDS encoding DUF2530 domain-containing protein — MAKWTPKHEAPEPLEGPVVATITGGTIVWFVLFLVQLPFYGWFEDHGHLWWLWTCLAGGGLGLIGIWYVRKRDAAIKRAAEPESTSAR, encoded by the coding sequence ATGGCCAAGTGGACCCCCAAGCACGAGGCGCCCGAGCCCCTGGAGGGCCCCGTGGTCGCCACCATCACCGGCGGCACGATCGTCTGGTTCGTCCTCTTCCTCGTCCAGCTGCCCTTCTACGGCTGGTTCGAGGACCACGGGCACCTGTGGTGGCTGTGGACCTGCCTGGCCGGGGGCGGGCTGGGGCTGATCGGCATCTGGTACGTCCGCAAGCGGGACGCGGCGATCAAGCGGGCGGCCGAGCCGGAGTCGACGTCGGCCCGATAG
- a CDS encoding MarR family winged helix-turn-helix transcriptional regulator, with protein MPDLTHGDDAAAVNALRSAVMRLSRRLKHQRVDESLSPTEMSVLGTLARCGSATPGELARKEHVQPPSMTRIVALLEAKGLVRLEPHPEDRRQKVVTQTEQAEAMLEESRRKRNAFLAGLVEGLDEDEWAKLRAAAPVLEKLAHL; from the coding sequence ATGCCGGACCTCACCCATGGCGACGACGCTGCCGCCGTGAACGCCCTCCGCTCCGCCGTGATGCGGTTGTCCCGTCGGCTCAAGCACCAGCGGGTCGACGAGTCGCTGAGCCCCACCGAGATGTCGGTGCTCGGCACCCTCGCCCGCTGCGGCTCGGCCACCCCGGGCGAGCTCGCCCGCAAGGAGCACGTCCAGCCGCCGTCGATGACCCGCATCGTCGCGCTGCTCGAGGCCAAGGGGCTGGTCCGGCTGGAGCCGCACCCCGAGGACCGGCGCCAGAAGGTCGTCACCCAGACCGAGCAGGCCGAGGCGATGCTCGAGGAGAGCCGCCGCAAGCGCAACGCGTTCCTGGCCGGCCTGGTCGAGGGCCTCGACGAGGACGAGTGGGCCAAGCTGCGCGCCGCCGCCCCCGTGCTGGAGAAGCTCGCACACCTGTAA
- a CDS encoding sacsin N-terminal ATP-binding-like domain-containing protein, translated as MSSKYVRPAAEGADPFGTARLRRGVLDAWATSPARFREDANAEEDLVLGGYRDRLVVELAQNAADAAARAGTPGRLWLTLHGGVLVAANTGAPLDAAGVESLSTLRASAKRDAETTQGAVGRFGVGFAAVLAVTDEPAIVGRHGGVRWSLGEARELAGEIARHSPGLGDEVRRRDGHVPLLRLPLAAEGTAPDPYDTAVILPLRDAAAADLAERLLNAVDDALLLALPGLAEVVIEVNGEQPRTLRRRSEGAVVVVEDSREGTTRWRTASAHGPLTPDLLADRPVEERLRPHWSVTWAVPEDGRGRPVRPRTTPVVHAPTPSDEPLGVPALLIASFPLDTTRRHTAPGPLTDFLVQRAADLYAELLADWRPVTDGVIDLVPGPLGKGELDGALRQAVLERLPRTAFLPPAVQPVDHDTDLPEALRPRDAEVVEGAGADTVRVLAEVLPTLLPAGLERRVELRTLGVARLRLADAIDRLAGLEKDPGWWWRLYDSLAGVDPDRLSGLPVPLADGRTTIGPRQVLLPTPDAARIDADVLGRLGLKVAHEDAAHPLLEKLGALPATPRAVLTTPQVRAAVAASLEDEGIGWEEDAPDAEELADTVLALVRDAGLEPGDEPWLGALALPDEDGEPAPAGELVLPGSPFARVIREGELAAVDHDLAEKWGEQPLTACGVLANFALVRATDVVLDPDELEPREGDFAEPDDAGLLDAVDVWCEDILDRFPDSPVPPVATELVAVRDLDLVDDDHWPEALALLAQPPLRDALTQPVRILLHDGTHEVVRPYTAWWLRGHPVLDGRRPAGLLAAGGDPLLGGLYDEADATGFEDEQVLRALGVRTSVAALLDEPGGAAELLDRLADPERPVTSAQLHGLYGALAELDPEQVTLPDELRAVVDGRVEVVDAAEAVVVDSPDLLPFTSGVPLLPVRPARSAELAELFQVRRLSESVTGEVHSEGTEHEVPGPVRVLLGPRTPETYVEHEELVVDGVEIDWRLTDDGVLHAATLEGVAAGLAWAAGQWPRRFEVAALLEDPSRTEELARDRWFD; from the coding sequence GTGAGCAGCAAGTACGTGCGGCCGGCGGCCGAGGGTGCCGATCCCTTCGGGACGGCCCGGCTGCGCCGTGGTGTCCTCGACGCCTGGGCCACCAGCCCCGCCCGGTTCCGGGAGGACGCCAACGCCGAGGAGGACCTGGTCCTCGGCGGCTACCGGGACCGGCTCGTGGTCGAGCTGGCCCAGAACGCCGCCGACGCCGCCGCGCGGGCCGGGACACCCGGCCGACTGTGGCTCACCCTCCACGGCGGGGTCCTCGTCGCCGCCAACACCGGTGCCCCGCTGGACGCGGCCGGAGTCGAGTCGCTGTCCACGCTGCGCGCCTCCGCCAAGCGGGACGCCGAGACCACCCAGGGGGCCGTCGGGCGGTTCGGGGTGGGGTTCGCCGCCGTCCTCGCGGTGACCGACGAACCCGCGATCGTGGGCCGGCACGGTGGCGTGCGGTGGTCACTCGGCGAGGCGCGGGAGCTGGCCGGTGAGATCGCCCGGCACAGCCCGGGCCTCGGGGACGAGGTCCGGCGCCGGGACGGGCATGTGCCGCTGCTCCGGCTGCCGCTCGCCGCCGAGGGCACCGCCCCGGACCCGTACGACACCGCCGTCATCCTGCCCCTCAGGGACGCGGCCGCCGCCGATCTCGCCGAGCGGCTGCTGAACGCCGTCGACGACGCGCTGCTCCTCGCCCTGCCGGGCCTGGCGGAGGTGGTGATCGAGGTCAACGGCGAACAGCCGCGCACGCTGCGGCGCCGCAGCGAGGGCGCCGTCGTCGTCGTGGAGGACTCGCGGGAGGGGACCACGCGGTGGCGTACCGCCTCCGCCCATGGGCCACTCACCCCGGACCTGCTGGCCGACCGGCCGGTGGAGGAGCGGCTGCGGCCCCACTGGTCGGTGACCTGGGCCGTACCGGAGGACGGCCGGGGGCGGCCCGTCCGGCCCCGGACCACGCCCGTCGTGCACGCCCCCACTCCGAGCGACGAACCCCTCGGCGTGCCCGCCCTCCTCATCGCCTCCTTCCCCCTCGACACCACCCGGCGGCACACGGCCCCCGGCCCGCTCACCGACTTCCTGGTGCAGCGCGCCGCCGACCTCTACGCCGAACTGCTCGCCGACTGGCGGCCGGTGACGGACGGCGTCATCGACCTCGTCCCGGGACCGCTCGGCAAGGGCGAGCTGGACGGCGCGCTGCGGCAGGCCGTGCTGGAGCGGCTGCCCCGGACGGCCTTCCTGCCGCCCGCCGTGCAGCCCGTGGACCACGACACCGACCTCCCCGAGGCCCTGCGGCCCCGGGACGCCGAGGTCGTGGAGGGCGCCGGGGCGGACACCGTACGGGTGCTCGCCGAGGTGCTGCCCACGCTGCTGCCCGCCGGTCTGGAGCGGCGCGTCGAGCTGCGCACCCTCGGCGTCGCCCGGCTGCGGCTCGCCGACGCCATCGACCGGCTCGCCGGTCTGGAGAAGGACCCCGGCTGGTGGTGGCGGCTCTACGACAGTCTGGCCGGGGTGGACCCGGACCGGCTGTCCGGGCTTCCGGTGCCGCTCGCCGACGGGCGCACCACCATCGGCCCCCGGCAGGTGCTCCTCCCCACCCCGGACGCCGCCCGGATCGACGCGGACGTCCTCGGCCGGCTCGGGCTGAAGGTGGCCCACGAGGATGCCGCGCACCCGCTGCTGGAGAAGCTGGGCGCGCTGCCCGCCACCCCGCGCGCGGTGCTCACCACCCCGCAGGTGCGGGCCGCCGTGGCCGCCTCGCTGGAGGACGAGGGGATCGGCTGGGAGGAGGACGCGCCGGACGCCGAGGAACTGGCCGACACCGTCCTGGCGTTGGTCCGGGACGCGGGCCTGGAGCCCGGCGACGAGCCCTGGCTGGGCGCCCTCGCCCTGCCCGACGAGGACGGGGAACCGGCCCCCGCGGGCGAACTCGTCCTCCCCGGCAGCCCGTTCGCGCGCGTGATCCGCGAGGGCGAACTGGCCGCCGTGGACCACGACCTGGCCGAGAAGTGGGGCGAGCAGCCGCTGACCGCCTGTGGCGTGCTCGCGAACTTCGCGCTGGTCCGCGCCACCGACGTGGTCCTCGACCCGGATGAACTGGAACCCCGGGAGGGCGACTTCGCCGAGCCCGACGACGCCGGGCTGCTCGACGCGGTCGACGTGTGGTGCGAGGACATCCTCGACCGCTTCCCGGACAGCCCGGTGCCCCCGGTCGCCACCGAGCTGGTCGCCGTGCGCGATCTGGACCTGGTGGATGACGACCACTGGCCGGAGGCCCTGGCCCTGCTCGCGCAGCCCCCGCTGCGGGACGCCCTCACCCAGCCCGTCCGCATCCTGCTGCACGACGGCACGCACGAGGTCGTACGGCCGTACACCGCGTGGTGGCTGCGCGGACACCCCGTGCTCGACGGGCGCCGGCCCGCCGGTCTCCTCGCCGCCGGCGGGGACCCGCTGCTCGGCGGCCTGTACGACGAGGCCGACGCGACCGGGTTCGAGGACGAGCAGGTGCTGCGGGCCCTGGGCGTACGGACCTCCGTCGCGGCCCTGCTGGACGAGCCGGGCGGCGCCGCCGAGCTGCTGGACCGGCTCGCCGACCCCGAGCGCCCGGTCACCTCGGCCCAACTGCACGGGCTGTACGGGGCGTTGGCGGAGCTGGACCCCGAGCAGGTGACCCTGCCGGACGAGCTGCGGGCCGTGGTCGACGGCCGGGTGGAGGTGGTGGACGCGGCCGAGGCGGTCGTGGTCGACTCGCCCGACCTGCTCCCGTTCACCTCCGGGGTGCCGCTGCTGCCCGTCCGGCCGGCCCGGTCCGCCGAGCTGGCGGAGCTGTTCCAGGTGCGGCGGCTGAGCGAGTCCGTCACCGGTGAGGTGCACTCCGAGGGAACCGAGCACGAGGTGCCGGGCCCGGTGCGGGTGCTGCTCGGACCGCGGACGCCCGAGACCTATGTCGAGCACGAGGAACTGGTCGTGGACGGCGTGGAGATCGACTGGCGGCTCACCGACGACGGGGTGCTGCACGCGGCCACACTGGAGGGCGTCGCGGCGGGGCTGGCCTGGGCGGCCGGTCAGTGGCCGCGGCGCTTCGAGGTGGCGGCCCTGCTGGAGGACCCCTCGCGGACGGAGGAGCTGGCCAGGGACCGCTGGTTCGACTGA
- a CDS encoding HAD-IC family P-type ATPase, translating into MTHIDAGAELDPVHPVALPMTRSAGLTGAEVAERVTRGSVNDVPVRSSRSLGEIVRANVFTRFNAIIGVLWLITLFVAPIQDSLFGFVILANTGIGIVQEWRAKQTLDSLAVVGEARPTVRRDGTAVEVATHEIVLDDLLEIGPGDKVVVDGVCVEADGLEIDESLLTGEADPVVKRPGDAVMSGSFVVAGGGAFQATRVGREAYAAQLADEASRFTLVHSELRTGISTILKYVTWMMVPAAVGLVITQLVVQSNDVKDSIARTVGGIVPMVPEGLVLLTSVAFAIGVIRLGRKQCLVQELPAIEGLARVDTVCLDKTGTLTEGGMDVTELRPLGGADEDHVRKVLGALGESDPRPNASLKAIIDAYPDSEDWRCVESLPFSSARKYSGAAFSEADGEISTWLLGAPDVLLADGDPALAETERLNEQGLRVLLLTRASRDLDDAEPALGARPTALVVLEQRLRPDAADTLRYFADQNVRAKVISGDNAVSVGAVAAKLGLEGQTLDARHLPGDRAGMARALDRGTVFGRVTPRQKRDMVGALQSHGHMVAMTGDGVNDVLALKDADIGVAMGSGSEATRAVAQIVLLDNSFAGLPSVVGEGRRVIGNITRVATLFLVKTVYSVLLAVLVVCGQVEYPFLPRHLTLLSTLTIGVPAFFLALAPNRERAKPHFVRRVMRYSVPGGVVAGVATFVTYLIARDYYTGPGELDAETSAATLTLFLVSMWILAIIARPYTWWRLALVAAMAVAFLLVLAVPALQGFFALKLVGVTMPWTAVGIAAVAAAALEWIWKWVDRRFPD; encoded by the coding sequence ATGACCCACATAGACGCGGGCGCGGAGCTCGACCCCGTGCATCCCGTCGCCCTCCCGATGACCAGGTCGGCAGGGCTGACCGGTGCCGAGGTCGCGGAACGCGTCACCCGCGGATCGGTCAACGACGTACCGGTGCGCAGCAGCCGCTCGCTGGGCGAGATCGTCCGGGCGAACGTCTTCACCCGGTTCAACGCGATCATCGGCGTGCTCTGGCTGATCACGCTGTTCGTGGCGCCGATCCAGGACAGCCTGTTCGGCTTCGTGATCCTCGCCAACACCGGCATCGGCATCGTCCAGGAGTGGCGGGCCAAGCAGACCCTCGACTCGCTCGCGGTCGTCGGAGAGGCCCGGCCGACGGTACGCAGGGACGGGACGGCCGTCGAGGTCGCCACCCATGAGATCGTCCTCGACGACCTGCTGGAGATCGGACCCGGGGACAAGGTCGTGGTGGACGGGGTCTGCGTCGAGGCCGACGGGCTGGAGATCGACGAGTCGCTGCTCACCGGCGAGGCCGACCCCGTCGTCAAACGCCCCGGCGACGCGGTCATGTCCGGCAGCTTCGTCGTCGCGGGCGGCGGCGCCTTCCAGGCGACCAGGGTCGGCCGCGAGGCCTATGCCGCCCAGCTCGCCGACGAGGCCTCCCGCTTCACCCTGGTCCACTCCGAGCTGCGCACCGGCATCTCCACGATCCTCAAGTACGTCACCTGGATGATGGTCCCGGCGGCCGTCGGACTCGTCATCACCCAGCTCGTCGTCCAGAGCAACGACGTCAAGGACTCCATCGCCCGCACGGTCGGCGGCATCGTCCCGATGGTCCCCGAGGGGCTGGTCCTGCTCACCTCGGTCGCGTTCGCCATCGGGGTCATCCGGCTCGGCCGCAAGCAGTGCCTGGTGCAGGAGCTGCCGGCGATCGAGGGGCTGGCCCGCGTCGACACCGTCTGCCTGGACAAGACCGGCACGCTCACCGAGGGGGGCATGGACGTCACCGAGCTACGGCCGCTCGGCGGGGCCGACGAGGATCACGTGCGCAAGGTGCTCGGCGCCCTCGGCGAGTCCGACCCGCGCCCCAACGCCTCCCTGAAGGCGATCATCGACGCCTACCCGGACAGCGAGGACTGGCGCTGCGTGGAGTCGCTGCCCTTCTCCTCGGCCCGCAAGTACAGCGGGGCCGCGTTCAGCGAGGCGGACGGCGAGATCAGCACGTGGCTGCTGGGCGCTCCCGATGTCCTCCTCGCCGACGGCGACCCGGCCCTGGCCGAAACCGAGCGCCTCAACGAGCAGGGTCTGCGGGTGCTGCTGCTGACCCGGGCGAGCCGCGATCTGGACGACGCCGAGCCGGCCCTCGGGGCCCGCCCCACCGCCCTCGTCGTCCTGGAGCAGCGGCTGCGCCCGGACGCCGCCGACACCCTGCGCTACTTCGCGGACCAGAACGTCCGCGCCAAGGTCATCTCCGGCGACAACGCGGTCTCGGTCGGCGCGGTCGCCGCCAAGCTGGGCCTGGAGGGGCAGACGCTGGACGCGCGGCACCTGCCCGGCGACCGGGCGGGGATGGCGCGGGCGCTGGACCGGGGGACGGTCTTCGGGCGGGTCACCCCGCGGCAGAAGCGGGACATGGTCGGGGCGCTGCAGTCGCACGGGCACATGGTCGCGATGACCGGCGACGGCGTGAACGACGTGCTCGCCCTGAAGGACGCCGACATCGGGGTCGCCATGGGCTCCGGCTCGGAGGCGACGCGGGCGGTGGCGCAGATCGTGCTGCTGGACAACAGCTTCGCCGGTCTGCCGTCGGTGGTCGGCGAGGGCCGCCGGGTGATCGGCAACATCACGCGGGTCGCGACGCTCTTCCTGGTGAAGACCGTCTACTCGGTGCTGCTGGCCGTCCTGGTGGTGTGCGGGCAGGTGGAGTATCCGTTCCTGCCCCGGCATCTGACCCTGCTGTCCACCCTGACCATCGGCGTCCCGGCGTTCTTCCTGGCCCTGGCGCCCAACAGGGAGCGGGCGAAACCGCACTTCGTGCGCAGGGTCATGCGGTACTCGGTCCCGGGCGGCGTGGTGGCGGGGGTGGCGACCTTCGTGACGTACCTGATCGCCCGCGACTACTACACCGGGCCCGGCGAGCTGGACGCGGAGACCAGCGCGGCCACCCTGACCCTGTTCCTGGTCTCCATGTGGATCCTGGCGATCATCGCCCGCCCCTACACCTGGTGGCGCCTGGCCCTGGTGGCCGCGATGGCAGTGGCGTTCCTGCTGGTCCTGGCCGTCCCGGCGCTGCAGGGGTTCTTCGCGTTGAAGCTGGTGGGGGTCACGATGCCGTGGACCGCCGTCGGCATCGCGGCGGTGGCGGCGGCCGCCCTGGAATGGATCTGGAAGTGGGTCGACCGCCGCTTTCCCGACTAG